catattattgttttagtgaAAGTCTAGTAGGCTGGGACTCAGTTCCGCAGTGCCTGGAGAAGCTGGAAATATTCCGGTGCAAGCTGACAGGAAGTCATTTCTCTATTCAATCAGAATCTCCCCCGCCCGGTTGGGCGCATTTTCCCATTGCAtataataaaaactttttcagcGTTTCAGCCAAATTCGATTGACGTTATGTACCTACCTACCATACCGAAAGCTTACATACACCAAGAGTCTCATTTTCTCTCCTGTTGTTGTTGTCAGTcgtttcagtatattttttGTATACGGTTGCCACCTACGTACATATGTATTGGATCAAGGCATCCATTCcattcagcagcagcagcagcagcagcaccagcGCAAGCAGCAAACAGATCGCAGCAGCAACCGAGGAAAGGCGAACAGCAACTATAGAGACGATTTATAAACGACGAAAAAATGGCAACGcaagaaaaagtgtcaaaaagaGTACTTTTCTGTCGCTGCTGGTACCGTGCAGTTTTGTTTCTGTCAGCAgcagtgaaaatcggtgcaTAGTTCGGTTGTGAATCCGTAGAGTGGAATCCGGAAAATAGTACTCGTTTCTGTGGGGTGTCCAATCGGGTCGAAGCTGGTCGGTACCCAGAATTTAGCAGGAACATTATTGTCGGTAATGTACGGTTCGGTGCAGAATCCTTCAGGGAACTCAAATGTTGATTGTACGGGACAGTGCTGATTGATAGGAAAATACTAATTCGAAGAGTAATTCTAAcgtgaaatattcaatttgcgTGAGAATCATTTGTGACTGACATATGTATTGCTGGCTGCGGAGTGGCAGACATTCTTTGCTGTAAGAGAAGGTGAATCGATGAAAGTGGTGAGTCAGGCAGAGTTCGGCAAAGGGTCCTCGGTTTGAAGTGAGGAGAAGGCAATAGAGTAAGAATATAACGACGGTCGGTCGAGAGTGAATTTTGACTATCCCTTCTTGGTggtagcgaaaaaaaaactttttctctgTAGAACGAAGAAGATTTTGAGTCGTTCggtcgaaaagaaaaaaatcgtatATTGAGCGATTCAGGAAAACCCGAATAGCATACGGACCCGGAAGAGGATCGGGTCAATCCAACAGAATGGTCCACCACCATCAGCGGCGCCCGAAACAGCTCCAGCCGAATGTGCTGGGTCACCTGGTTAGCCGTCAGCTCGGCGACAATGTTCATCAGTTCCGCAACAATCTGTTCCATCAGCGGCTGAGGATCGCCAAGAACCTATACAAAAAGGACCTGGTTTCGCACTACGGTTGCGTCAATGCTATCGAGTTCAGCCAGGAGGGTGAACTGCTAGTTTCGGGTGAGTAGCGATTGAATAATTTTAATAGTTTTGTTTCCGTAGATTTAAAGTAAGCACTATTTTGGAAAGTTGGTTAGGATTTTatgcaaaatcagaaaaaaaaatcttttaggaTCTAAAAATCTTGGCAGCACACACGGGGGGGCCTTCGCTGAACAAAATGGCCTGTGTGTTCGCATATACGCAACAACAGACCGAGCGGCTAGCCAAGGCAGCAGGGGGATAATAATCACGACGTTCTGCGCCCCTGTGTGTACCATCGGCCGTTCGTGGTGTGGTGACTGCTGACACTGCTCTGCATGCACCACGACGGCCAAGGATGGGCTGCCAAagcgaaaacaaaaataaaacgatAGCTGGCGTGCAGTGAGCGAGTGAGTACACACGGACACGACAGATAAACATACACGAACGAACGTCGCGATGACATTTCTTGCAGGGTTTGTGTTCGAATCCCCGTTTGATACGTTGATCCGGAGAAACGGAAAAGAAGAAAAGAGTCACACTTCAATCGATTATCGTAGatcataaaaaataatatttttcgtCTTCTAGTAATCATTCACCGAGTTCTTCGGAATGATTTACAGAATGTCCCAgacaaaaaatgagaaaaaattgaTCAATTTCTTTGATTCGATTTTGTTATTCACATCTgccaaatgctgtgtttaaacTGTGTTCAAGCCTTGTTTGAATGAAATAGCAAAAACATAACGTCTACGTCAAAAAGTGTATGTCTTCAGAGAAACCTGTTTTAGTCCATTCTTAAATATTACTTAAGgggtgggtagggtctaacacttttgaaaattcatttattattttctttctattttctgatagtaaaacatttcgagaatattatgtgaaattttgaagcctatcggaagaaataagagctgcgcggttttgaaagtccgtgtccatcgtcattcaaaaactgctgcaccaatttatttcaaattttgcacacactttctacatataaaaaaccagaccccaacgttttccttttcgttgtttgttacttaggaaaggtttaacagctacaaaatggcggattttttcgtgaaaaatcgttcttttgaatttaaacaaccaccaaaaattaaaaaaaattaaaaaaaatcaaacagaaacgttgggatccagaaaaacttctactctaacaacgctgctttgatttgttcacttctgattagtctgcgctgagacacagtggacaccgcaaatcatgatttttgagaagcgtcctcaaaaatacctcttcaccgacttatttctcaatgtttttccacgaaaaaattactaaatgttgttcaaatgatgctttttattatacaaaatatttgaatttatttggttgaacgatagttctgaaaaaaatttgcaaaatgatttttttcaccaTTTAGACCCTACCACAACCCCCCCTACCCTTAAGAATCTTCGAAAAATTTTGCTCAGAGTcttgaacaagaacaagaaagttgggtataaactagcataacgttttcaatttgtaagccATTTTGAGTCAAATATAGAAGAACTTTTCCGTTTTTTTATTGTCGGTCTTCAGTTTTTTGCATCAGTCCCATACAAATTTTCCTCAATATTACTTGAATAtcttttccggttccagaattacaaagtaataaaaatatgtgcactaactttctcggagatggcctaaTTGatctccacaaacttagattcaagtaaAAAGTTAATAAGATGCCATAGAAAATTCCCGAATTTCATATTGATCCGAcacccggttccggaattacagagtgattagtgtaaaattttcaatttcaaataacttacTCATATTGCTCATAGATAGTCTTATGGTCACCGATAAACTCGTGAATTTAAtgtccaaatccgacttccgattccggagttacagggtgaaatctatataaagactgtcccagaaagtatggacgcactttgatttcgctgtaaataattcacaagtgttagatattcaaattttattcgatatactgataatattagactacaacaacagaatattattctcaacatttgctacttagccattgtagactagctggtgcaccttcttgcgaacgttcctcattaaattccgtacagacttcttggcgacaagttttgacacttttttccaatctttttcgaacttttgaatggtttcggctgtcgagacatgtttcctaagatgtgccttcgttgtgggtaatttggtggatttctgtcttttgggacaaaagtgacatttttggtagtataccattctaccgttgatttcaagtagtgacaagaagcaagatcttgccagaagacaacaggatccttgtggcttcgaatcatgggtagaagtcgtttttgtaaacattccttgatgtatatttcgctgttcattgaagcagtggtgatgaagggtttctaaATCTTacagcagctacaaattgcttgccagatcatagctttcttaccaaattttttgacttcaatcgatgtctcggactggtttaacacttgcccttctcgcaccgtataatattgtggtcacggcaaggatttgtaatcgagtttcacgtaggtttcgtcgtccatgattatgcagttcaaatttccagcaagaatcgtattgtacagctttcggaccctcggcctgatcgatgattcttgtttcggactacgttttggttgtttctgcttcttataggttcgaagattcaaacgttctttagcacgaagaacatttgacttcgaagtgttaaacctccttcttttgctcgaacgccttcagtatacgtttatccaactgaggtttAGCAGAACCTTATTtttacccgttttcggtttatcctcaaaggtgttatcctcaccgaacttcctgattgcatttcgcacggctttttcactactccttccatttttgctatctttctcagtgacagtccgcgttctgtgcaccatttgtacacaatttttcgacgttgttctgctgaaagtccacgcatttcaaaacaaactaatgaaaacaaataaacaactgcacaagtggttagagaagagtgtaaacaacaggacgcagccataaaaattgacagcggtttttggttgcgtccatactttctgggacagtctttaaaaatGAAGaggtcattctttgtaatcacaTCATCAGTTGATCAGTTTCTATcctcaccgggttcgtacataaaaaaatttaagaaattcaTCGGAAAAATAGGAAAAATCCTTAAAGATGTTTTGTataaaaatggaattttccactgaaagaaGTCATCAATAGTTGATCCACGATTGATGATTGGCGCGTAAAAAGTTGCATAAGTGAAAGAGGAAAGAATACTATATtgctgaaaaaatcgtttggtgcGCTACGAGTTATTTTGTgcggagatttcacatgcatacttgatccatgTAATTCTTCATTTCGAAGCCACGtgtttaattgggtatcaaaattattgcttagaGCGAATTAGGCAGTTGGAAGTTTTATATTGGAGATCTAtaatatccccagcaagccgttctagttttatttgttggaacagttcttctgtcaaattgaaaactggcatacgctgccgttctattgaaacacgagtaaaacactactatggctgtcagtttttcttgttataaaatccagatttaaattttaaaactgacataaattatgcatctagaagtagaacactactgaatatgcccttactaAATGATTGTTctaaaaatatcaatattcaagcAATCGAAAGTTGCTCAGTAcctaaaaatatccactttattagagctctaaagtacgcgtggcactttttggcaacttaaacgtatagaacaagttctgagaaaactttctcgaagCCTAAAAGCTGTACAAGATCCtgtttcaaagtttgttctgttgcgtaACAAACAATTcctacattatgcggacatctatacatcaatggaaatctAAAGTCCCTAtttaacaactgattaagaaactaagttgattcatttgattgaaaaaaactttattataaatttagtaaagtgataaattttggccatttcaaaaaaggtgttcggttaccggcacccctaagaaaactaaaatattcgtttaccacacagtacagtatctaccaagtgaatgagactgctctagactCATTTCATGACAGTaggcaccagcacgaccatccaAAAGAGAACCATCCGTTCTAGAGTtatagtggactttccacgtttGTATGCTAGTTGCATTTCATCTTGCGAATGAACGCCCAAACTAAGTTAAAAGGTTCTCAACCCACTGTTCTACATGATGGCTGTCTTCACACTTTCCAAGCTGTATTGGAAGAATATTAAAACGAGTTTTCCGTCCAGTCCGATTCAGTTTTATCAAATCGCATAAtcgcatttttgttttttttttcaaacgacagGTGGCGACGACCgtcgtgtgcttctgtggcacgTGGACAAATCCATCCTGGAGAAAGAATCGCCGGCGTCGATGCAAAAACAGCATCTGAGTAACATATTCTGTCTGGGCATAGACTCGCGGAATGCGCGCATTTTCTCCGGCGGAAACGACGACGTCGTTATTGTCCATGACGTTCAGACGTGAGTATTTCCTCTAGTGTTCAGTATGGAATGGTATGGTCcagaacatattttttttcatccatTTCCATTCCAGACGAGAATCGGTCGACGTATTTCTGCACAGTAAGCCAGTGTACGGCCTATCTATTGATCCGTCGAACGATGACTTGTTCGCGACGGCCGGCGAGGATGGGAAAATTCTGATTTTTGACATGCGGGACGGTTCCGATGTGATGTGCGTGTCCAGGTGTCGGTCGCCGTACCATGCCGTTATGCATCATCCGTACGATGCCGGATTCATTGTGACGGCTAATGCAAAGGAAGGTGCCGCCCTGTGGGATCTCCGTGCTCCGAAGATGCCAACGATTCGGTACGGCGGAGAAAACGCTGCTCAGAGTTGCATGAGTATTCGATTCAATAGCTTGGGTACGCAGGTACTGGCACTGAGAAGACGTCTTCCACCGATACTGTTCTCAACAGCATCACCAGAACCGATTTGTCAGTTTTACCATCCGGACTATTACAATTCGTGTACGATGAAAAGCTGCTGTTTTGCCGGAGAGCGTGATCAGTTTGTGCTGTCCGGATCGGATGATTTCAATCTGTATGTGTGGCGCGTGACCGACGCAGACGTGAATGACACCGATCAGTGGGTAGACCGAAATCAGATGGTTCTCTATGGGCATCGGTcaattgtgaatcaagttcggtaCAATCCTCAGAAATGTTTGATCGCTTCGTCCGGAGTAGAAAAGATCGTTAAACTTTGGACTCCATTCGAATTGGAATCGTGGCGTGGTTGCTTGGTGGAGGAAGCTGCTGGTCCGGAAAATCCGAGAGAAGTGTTTACCAACGAGGAGTACATTTCATTGAACATGACACACGACTACAGTCACCAGTCGACTACGGAGGATCCACGAATGATGGCATTCTTTGACTATTTGGTTCAGCAGGAGATTGAAGGTTGGAACAGTGAGACATCCGATCAAACATCCGAACATAGTTCGGATGAAAACGAATCTTCTCGACCGGACACTACTCAAACGTCGGATACGGAATCCGTGCAAAACTACATACCGTTGCGTGGCCAACAGCAAAACAGACGCGGTGATGTTACTCAGCGAACAAAATACAGAAATCGGATTGCATATCTTATCGCAACGAAGCGTAATCGATTGAAAAGACTTGCCCTGAAGACTGCAAATGCTCGTGCAACTAATCGACGCACAATCACGAAATCCAAATATGGTCAACGGAATCAACCGAAACGTCCGGGATTGGGAGCACTACGGACCACAAGAAAAGGTATCGGAAAACGGAATCGACGGCTCAGTACTAGCAAATACAACAAGCGCCCAGTTTCGCATGAGCAAACAAGTGATTCGGAAGTTTCAAAATCCACTAAAAAGCGACGCATGCAAACCACCAATCTGAACCTTGCCGTATATCGGACGTACCGACGGAAATCCAAAGGAACACCGTCATCATCCAACACGAGTACCAGGGTCGAGGAATCTAGCTCCGACGATGACGATGCCGATAACGACAGTGAACAACCGCAGCATTCGGCGGCGAAAAAACTCAAACTAAGCTGTGACAGTCTGGGTAATTTCCCATCGACCTCGAGGGGTTTTCCGGGCGGTGGCGGCGGCGGCAGCAGTAGTAGCAACAGCAACATCTACAATAACGGAGCGGGTCCGAGTGGGTTGTGCAATGCAATGCGAATCGGTGCCGGGGCAAGCGCAAACAGTACATATGTCAGCATGGATACGCCTAGCACTAGCACGGGACTGACCGGAAATGGAAGAAGTGAGTATTCACTATTGAGTATTTTTCTTTGTTGTGGATTTTATATAAAGCattacaaatattttgaaagtcTCGTATCAGCTATTGCAAATCGAGACGAAAAGACTGCTGaagtatttgaaataaattaattagCATGTTATGCATGAAAAGATGGGGGACACAAAATTatagaaataaaatttaaaaagaaaatgtttaactttgaaaattgtaccaaattaggttgaaaattttatttagtttcTGGAATTCTGGAATATAATTTTAGACTTCCTAGTTTGAatatagttcttttgaaagcggACTGAAACGCCTCTGGTTGGAAATAAGTAATCCCATTCCATCTTCTGCTTTTCAGATCTGTTGTTCCACATAGCATCGACCACCAACGATGACGACGATTCCGATGATGATCCGTCGATTCCAGAACATCCGGCATCGCCGGACAATCTTCTGCGGGTGATCACATCGCCAATCAATCATTTTGAACTCCCGCCGAACTCTGCAAGCGACCTCCTAGCGGTAGATCATAACGACAACAACATTCTTGATCACAGTAATAACAACAGCAGCTACGTGAATCACAACAATAATTCTAGCAATAGTAGTAACAATATCAATAGCAGTAGAGCCGGTAGCAACTTCAACCTAATCAGTAATTCAGTAATTCAGAATGGCAGCAACCAGAAGCAAATGGTTGCAGCTGCACACGACAACAATGAATCATCATCGTCGTATACTCAGATTTACGATCACACCTACTCGAGTCGATCGAACTCGAGACTGTCCAGCAGCTACGATTACGATTGTTCCTCCAGTAATGATAGTTTCGTGGATTACTTTAACAACAAAAAGAAGCTGTTAGCTGCCGTAGATCAGCAACAACCGGGATGTTCTTCCTCATTCGGGGCGTCTGCACAGAAACCACAACAACCGGACTATAATCGGGAGCTGCTGAACTACACACCGGACAGTGGCATAGCGACTGGTCCGTGCAGTTCCGTATCCACCAACGGAATTCCATCCAGTGCCAAGTCTCACACACCCTTGACTAGCAGTAGTAGCAATGGAAACTACTTGGAGCCTACACCCGGAACCAGCGGTCTGAATGGCAGTGGCGGTCCGATGGCGAACGGTGGTAGCAATGGGATCGATCTTGGTTCAAAATTGTTCCAGCAAAAGGTGGCCCGGGTACGGAAAAACTATCGCAAGCACTTCTGTGATGACTCGGATAGCGAGTAAACTGGGGTTTGGGCTTTTACTGTTCCAGACTGCCATTAACTATCGTAACTAATCACTAGCGGAGCATTCGTTCGGAGTGGATCTTAGTGTAAGTTTAAGCATCAGCAGTTAGTGGACCTCAGGACGAATGCTGGATTTGACTGTTGTTTCTTATTGCGGCTAATGAACCGTTTCAGGCACAACCTTTTTAGGATGGAGATTTCGCAACTAGAGTGGACTGTGTCAGACTAACGATGTGACTAGAAATGCTTTCTGGAAGCAAACCTAATGATACGATAGATACTGTTCATTTAGTTTACGGGATGAGTTTGGGTTTGCGTGGAACGTACCACTGTCTGCGATATGGAGATATGTTATTTCGAAGGTGTACAAGAATAAAATTCTTTCGGCTCGATTTTTCCACAGAAAAATCATCATCAGCAAATCTGAACTGTTGTGTTAGTGGTAGTCTTATATTTGTATACCTGCTGTATTTGTAATAGCTTGTAAGACAGAGGAAGCAATTTATGATAGCGCAGAATAACTGTACGTAGATAACAGCACAATCTGACCCCTCAATCACCTAACCAATTCTTGAGTTGCTCCTGCCGGGTAGTGTTATTTCTTTTGTGTA
This genomic window from Malaya genurostris strain Urasoe2022 chromosome 1, Malgen_1.1, whole genome shotgun sequence contains:
- the LOC131426473 gene encoding uncharacterized protein DDB_G0283357 translates to MVHHHQRRPKQLQPNVLGHLVSRQLGDNVHQFRNNLFHQRLRIAKNLYKKDLVSHYGCVNAIEFSQEGELLVSGGDDRRVLLWHVDKSILEKESPASMQKQHLSNIFCLGIDSRNARIFSGGNDDVVIVHDVQTRESVDVFLHSKPVYGLSIDPSNDDLFATAGEDGKILIFDMRDGSDVMCVSRCRSPYHAVMHHPYDAGFIVTANAKEGAALWDLRAPKMPTIRYGGENAAQSCMSIRFNSLGTQVLALRRRLPPILFSTASPEPICQFYHPDYYNSCTMKSCCFAGERDQFVLSGSDDFNLYVWRVTDADVNDTDQWVDRNQMVLYGHRSIVNQVRYNPQKCLIASSGVEKIVKLWTPFELESWRGCLVEEAAGPENPREVFTNEEYISLNMTHDYSHQSTTEDPRMMAFFDYLVQQEIEGWNSETSDQTSEHSSDENESSRPDTTQTSDTESVQNYIPLRGQQQNRRGDVTQRTKYRNRIAYLIATKRNRLKRLALKTANARATNRRTITKSKYGQRNQPKRPGLGALRTTRKGIGKRNRRLSTSKYNKRPVSHEQTSDSEVSKSTKKRRMQTTNLNLAVYRTYRRKSKGTPSSSNTSTRVEESSSDDDDADNDSEQPQHSAAKKLKLSCDSLGNFPSTSRGFPGGGGGGSSSSNSNIYNNGAGPSGLCNAMRIGAGASANSTYVSMDTPSTSTGLTGNGRNLLFHIASTTNDDDDSDDDPSIPEHPASPDNLLRVITSPINHFELPPNSASDLLAVDHNDNNILDHSNNNSSYVNHNNNSSNSSNNINSSRAGSNFNLISNSVIQNGSNQKQMVAAAHDNNESSSSYTQIYDHTYSSRSNSRLSSSYDYDCSSSNDSFVDYFNNKKKLLAAVDQQQPGCSSSFGASAQKPQQPDYNRELLNYTPDSGIATGPCSSVSTNGIPSSAKSHTPLTSSSSNGNYLEPTPGTSGLNGSGGPMANGGSNGIDLGSKLFQQKVARVRKNYRKHFCDDSDSE